One Armatimonadota bacterium genomic window, GTACGCGTAGGAGAGGTCCACAGCCAAGTTCACCAGGACGAACGTCAGCGCCAGCACCAGTACGCCCCCCTGCAGGAGCACATAGTCTCGAGCGAAGATAGCGCGCACCAGCATCCGACCGATGCCAGGCCAGGAAAAGACAGTTTCTGTGAGAATTGCTCCGCCCAGCAACTGCCCGGTCTGCAGTCCTAGGACAGTAGTGACAGGAATGAAGGCGTTACGCAGAGCGTGACGAAGCAGAACCCGAGGACCGGGAACGCCTTTGGCGTGAGCGGTGCGTATGTAGTCCTCCCGCAGGACCTCCAGCATGGCGGAACGGGTCATGCGGGCCAGCATGGCGATCGTGGGCAGCGCCAGCGTAACCGAGGGCAGCACCAGATGCGGGAGGCCTCCGCGGCCCCCCGGGGGGAGCCACCCCAGCCACAGGCTGAAGACCACAATGAAGATCAGCCCGATCCAAAAGATGGGCATGGACAGGCCAAAAAGGGTGACCACCCGTACAACGTTGTCGAACCAAGAGTTCGGCCAGCGAGCCGAGAGTACGCCCAACGGTATCCCCACGGCCACGGCCAGGCCCAGGGCGGCCATTGCAAGCTGCGCCGTCGCTGGCCAGACGTCGGCGATCTCGTCATTCACCCGTCGTCCCTCTCGAATGCTGCGCCCGAGGTCGCCATGCAGCAGTCGCGTGACATAGCGCGCGTAGCGGACCAGCAGGGGCTTGTCCAGGTCCAATGACGCCCGCAACGCCGTGACCATCTCTTCGGTGGCCCCTTCTCCCAACATCAACGCCGCCGGGTCCCCGGGAATCAGGTCGATGGTGAGCATAATGAACAGCGGTACGCCCAACAGCACGGGCACCAACGCAAGCAGGCGGTGCGCGATGAAACGAATCATGGCTCGACTCGGGTGCGCACCGGTGGCCGGGAGAGCGTTGCCCGGCCACCGGTGGCGGAGAGGCTACTTCTCAAGCCAAATGTACGCGAACCCCTGGTTGTACTCAATCGGGTGCGGGACGAACCCTTTCACGTACGACCGCATCACGGCGATCTCTTTCGTCGTGTAGAAGGGAATGAACATGATGTCCCGGGCGATCATCGCCTGCGCCCGGGCATACAGTTCCTGGCGCTCTTCCGCTTTCGTGCTGACCCGCGCCTGATCCACTAGCCGGTCGAACTCTGGATTCACGTAGCGCCAAGTATTCCAACCTGTCGGGGGTGCCATGTTGGAGCGGAACATGGGCAGGAGA contains:
- a CDS encoding ABC transporter permease produces the protein MIRFIAHRLLALVPVLLGVPLFIMLTIDLIPGDPAALMLGEGATEEMVTALRASLDLDKPLLVRYARYVTRLLHGDLGRSIREGRRVNDEIADVWPATAQLAMAALGLAVAVGIPLGVLSARWPNSWFDNVVRVVTLFGLSMPIFWIGLIFIVVFSLWLGWLPPGGRGGLPHLVLPSVTLALPTIAMLARMTRSAMLEVLREDYIRTAHAKGVPGPRVLLRHALRNAFIPVTTVLGLQTGQLLGGAILTETVFSWPGIGRMLVRAIFARDYVLLQGGVLVLALTFVLVNLAVDLSYAYFDPRISYA